One stretch of Streptomyces sp. 135 DNA includes these proteins:
- the galU gene encoding UTP--glucose-1-phosphate uridylyltransferase GalU → MTESHPPRPRITKAVIPAAGLGTRFLPATKATPKEMLPVVDKPAIQYVVEEAVSAGLDDVLMITGRNKRPLEDHFDRNYELESALLKKGDEARLAKVQESSDLATMHYVRQGDPRGLGHAVLCAAPHVGKEPFAVLLGDDLIDPRDPLLARMVEVQEQCGGSVIALMEVAPEQIHLYGCAAVEATEEGDVVKVTDLVEKPDTADAPSNYAIIGRYVLDPAVFDVLRKTEPGRGGEIQLTDALQQLAADEKVGGPVHGVVFQGRRYDTGDRGDYLRAIVRLACERQDLGPDFKAWLRSYVTEEM, encoded by the coding sequence ATGACTGAGTCTCACCCCCCGCGCCCCCGGATCACCAAGGCGGTCATCCCGGCGGCAGGCCTCGGCACACGCTTCCTGCCGGCCACGAAGGCGACCCCCAAGGAGATGCTGCCGGTCGTCGACAAGCCGGCGATCCAGTACGTGGTCGAGGAGGCCGTGTCGGCGGGTCTCGACGACGTCCTCATGATCACGGGCCGCAACAAGCGCCCGCTGGAGGACCACTTCGACCGCAACTACGAGCTGGAGTCGGCCCTCCTGAAGAAGGGCGACGAGGCGCGGCTCGCCAAGGTCCAGGAGTCCAGCGACCTCGCGACGATGCACTACGTCCGCCAGGGCGACCCCAGGGGACTCGGTCACGCCGTCCTGTGCGCTGCTCCGCACGTCGGCAAGGAGCCGTTCGCCGTGCTCCTCGGCGACGACCTCATCGACCCCCGCGACCCGCTCCTCGCCCGGATGGTCGAGGTCCAGGAGCAGTGCGGCGGCAGCGTCATCGCCCTCATGGAGGTGGCCCCGGAGCAGATCCACCTCTACGGCTGCGCCGCCGTCGAGGCGACCGAGGAAGGCGACGTCGTCAAGGTCACCGACCTCGTCGAGAAGCCCGACACCGCCGACGCGCCCAGCAACTACGCGATCATCGGCCGCTACGTCCTCGACCCCGCCGTCTTCGACGTCCTGCGCAAGACCGAGCCGGGCCGCGGCGGCGAGATCCAGCTCACCGACGCCCTCCAGCAGCTCGCCGCGGACGAGAAGGTCGGCGGTCCGGTGCACGGCGTCGTCTTCCAGGGCCGGCGCTACGACACCGGTGACCGGGGCGACTATCTGCGTGCCATTGTCAGACTGGCGTGCGAACGTCAGGATCTGGGCCCGGACTTCAAGGCCTGGCTTCGCAGTTACGTCACCGAGGAGATGTAG
- a CDS encoding 5-formyltetrahydrofolate cyclo-ligase, translated as MSGRAEAEEQPNKRTLRRGLLAVRSGLTGDDTRKAAALLAERALELTELAAARTVAAYVSVGNEPGTRVLLDALHARGTRVLLPVLLPDNDLDWAAYEGEGSLVRVRHQGKIELLEPSGARLGPEAVLAADAVLLPGLAVDERGTRLGRGGGSYDRVLARLALSGADPALVVLLYDSEVVARVPAEVHDLPVHAVVTPSGVRRFR; from the coding sequence ATGAGCGGAAGAGCCGAGGCCGAAGAACAGCCAAACAAGCGCACGTTGCGACGAGGCCTCCTCGCGGTGAGAAGCGGGTTGACGGGGGATGACACGCGGAAGGCGGCCGCGCTGCTCGCCGAACGCGCGCTGGAGCTCACGGAGCTGGCCGCGGCGCGGACGGTCGCGGCGTACGTCTCCGTGGGGAACGAGCCCGGCACGCGCGTACTGCTCGACGCCCTCCACGCGCGCGGGACACGGGTCCTGCTGCCGGTGCTGCTCCCGGACAACGACCTGGACTGGGCCGCGTACGAGGGGGAGGGCTCCCTGGTCCGCGTGCGGCACCAGGGGAAGATCGAACTCCTTGAGCCCTCCGGGGCCCGGCTCGGCCCGGAAGCCGTCCTGGCGGCGGACGCCGTCCTGCTGCCGGGGCTCGCGGTCGACGAGCGCGGGACGCGGCTCGGGCGGGGCGGCGGCTCGTACGACCGCGTCCTGGCCCGCCTGGCGCTCTCGGGCGCCGATCCCGCTCTCGTGGTGCTCCTGTACGACTCCGAAGTCGTCGCGCGCGTCCCCGCCGAAGTCCACGACCTGCCGGTGCACGCCGTGGTGACGCCGTCGGGGGTGCGCCGCTTCAGGTGA